The DNA window gtCTTGTTGATAAAAAGAACTATGCCCTACAGACGGCTTATCAAAAGATTTCCGAACTATGTAATGGTTATCAGTTACCTAAATCAGCAAGTGACGCAGCCAAACATTTGTATAAGGCAGTGAGAGAAGATAGATTATTGAAGGGAAAGACTCAAGATTCAATCATGGCAGCTGCTATCTTATTGGGGTGTAGAAGAGCTGATGTTCCCAGAACTCTAGAGGAAATTAGGGCCCTAACAAATGTCCCCACAAAACAAATTGCCAAAGTTACCGGTTTGATAAAGAAGATTATTCGTTCACACCTCAACAATGAAGATGCATCGACATCGATAGTGGATGAAACAAGTAGTTTGACCACCCATTCTGCCGAAGATTTGATAAGAAGATTTTGTTCTCATTTAGGGTTAAGTTTGACCATAACCAGTGCATCTGAGTATGTTGCTAGAAAGTGTCACGACCTTGGAGTGCTAGCTGGTAgatcaccaacaacaatagcGGCAACATCGATTTTCCTTGCTGCAAAACTGCTTGGAGATACCAAATTAACTCAACAGCAAATAAGAGATAAAACAGGTGTCAGTATTggaacaattaaaaattcatACAAGATATTACAAGAAAACGCAAAAGATTTAATAGACCCTGCCTGGGAAGAAAGCGGgaaaatgatgaaagaaaatatttccAAAAGCTAATATGCctaaatatattaaaaaaaaaaacaaatacatAATTAGCAGTGTTAATAAAAACTGTGTGTTCATAACGAATCATTCTGAAAAGAAGGTCCGGTGGATAAGGCTAAACATAGATTGATTATCCAACACAACTTTTTGTTTCAGCTTCAAGGTATATTTCAATGTTTGACTATAATGATATGTGTATGACGATTGCGTTCCCTCTGGTGATTTTTCAACCAGAATACCATTCTTTGCGTTAGTGAATAAGTTAATTGCAGCAACCAACTCAGGggaatcaaaatcaaaatcaagtACATCAGTCCTTTTGTAGAGTCTTTCCTTTTTCGAATCTTCAGTCAAATAAAATAGTTTGTCAAAATGGTCCATAcaatgaaataaatttgttaagtTTTCGTTTTCAGATAATCCAAATTCATTTAGTAATGCCtgaataatttcaaaattcaataaaatgTTATAAATCAACGTGTAGTTTATGGATCTGGTTTCATTAGAATCAAATAAGCCGATAAAACTCGATTTTTCTTGAACAATAACTTGCTTCACTGAAGCAAATCTAACGTCGAgcaacaaattcaaaatcaacaaacatTCTTCAGTTAAAGAACCTAGATCTTGATGGTTAATgtatttcaatatcaattggTTTTGCTTTTTAACAAACTTGATCAATCCAAACAAGCTCAAAAAAAGGTTGTCCCACGAATATTTGTCCAATTCGATATCAACATCTGCTCTCAAGTGTTccaaaatattataaatcaaattcaatccCATGGAAAGATTCAGAACATGGAGTCTATTCGTTAGATTGAACCTTAGTAAGTTTTGCACAGTATCTAAGATGTAAAAAATACTTGGCTTGTATCCCTTGGCACCAAAATCAAGTGGTACAAATGGCGTCTTCTGATGACACAATTTCCATTTATATTCATTGATCTGATAATTCACTAAATTGTTCACAGGTAAAGTTAATAgtgttgataatgaaagTTGGGTTAAATCTTGCATCAAAGTTGACCGGTATTGGTATTCAAAAACATACGACAATAAACATATCCATACTTCAAAAAGTTCCacattattcaattcatcatctGTTCgatcatcaattttatcataAAAATGGTATTGCTGGGTAGTAAGAATACTGCAAAAAGATGGATTCTGAGCGAATGTGTACATGTGAAGAAATACGGGGAAAAGCTTGGACAAGTCTAAACTCATCTCCTCATTAGATTGTTTAGTTTGtagtttttgaatttttgaattatacATTTTATTCAACTCTTGACAATACAAGTCATGGTCAGAGCCTACCACACTTAACTTTTTGTTTACTTCCAAATTTGTAATGGTTTGAGATGTTAAGCAGTTAACATATATATCAGAACTCAATCGATTCCCACTTATCCAGTTAATAAGCGAACTATTTTGGATCTGTTCCAACAATAAATCGGGACGAAAGCTATAACAGTAATTGAATTCCACACAAAACAAGGGTATCAATTTCAGGTTCACTTGCTGATTAAAAACATCCCACTTGAAATCCTGAGAAAAATAACTTCTATATGGGTTTCTCATTTCCATTGAAAACGTACTTATATCAGCATTGTGCTTCCCTTCCGAAAACAATGACGACGGAGTATTTGCCAAGACCCCCATTAGCAAATAGAAAACTGACATGGTCTCAAGTGATAGCACAATTTTTGCTGGTTTATAGTCACTCTCTTCCAACGTTGGACTTGTAAGTTCTATAAGTTTCCAAAATTCATCAGCAAAGTCAACTTCAAAGAATGTCAGCAACAATTTTGCCAACGATTTAAACTCTTTGGTACCCGATTTATACATATCAAGATCCAAAAAAGTCAATgtaaaaattttctttagtAAAATCATGCATTCTTTAATTGCAACTAAGCTGATGAATTTCGTTTCCAGACCTGCTTCCTCTATCTGTTTAATGGCAGTGGCCAAAAAGGATTTCAATATAGtgaataattcaattaaaaaagacCCGTTACTATTCTTGTCACATGATTCAAATACtcttaatttcaattgaaaaccGGGTGATCTCTGAGATACCTCAAGTTTGATATCCacatcaattaaattctGGAACCAAACTTGAAATATCCTTAAAGCATTCCCAATTAGATCAATTCTATCTTTCTCACTTAGATTACTAAACtcattttcaacttttgaTGGGAGACCTGTGTTGTTATTTAACAGGTCCTGCGAACCTTGTTTTCCTCCGTTTAAAGTTGTTAAATCATCACCATCGtcaaattcattcaatGTTTGTTTGCTGTTACTCTTCAGTATATTCCCACTTAGTTCAGTAATATCCCCactttcatcatcaactaGTTTTTCAAATGATGCGGTCTGATCTTGTTTCGAAACCCCCCCTATAGACTTGTCTTCTTTGTTGGACATTTTAGTTCTACCCAAGGTATCATAATTAGTTGCTTCAGCAAGAACTTTCAATccacaaaaataaattctgtttaaaatcaataaatttttatcGGATACTTCAGATGTCAACACTATAGCCTCCGTGTTTGTGTTTAATACCGTTTCTAATAACTCTTTTGCTATCGGGGTAACAAATATGGATTTgtaaaaatcatcatcattatcaatactATCATTGAATAACTCCGAGTATAATGTGCTCTGATAACTCTCGGTCATGTTTGTTTCTCTATAGTAAGAATTGAGTCGATCCAATAACTTGATAGTTGACTACACGTTTCAATGAACTGTTTACcttaataaatcaagaGTTCAAATtgaaggaagaaaaaaaaaaaaaaacttaaCTTCATATGAATTTTCGCCGCGTTATGGCACGACCATGCACCTATGCGCCAAGTGTAGTTTGGTTTTCGTCACTCAAAGATACACCACTGAACATTAAAGAGGACTACAATTCCGGTAAATACAAGAGTTCAGTGAAAGAGGTTACTCTCAGAGCTTGggtttctatttttttttttctaaaacTCTTACCTCTAGATATCG is part of the Candida dubliniensis CD36 chromosome R, complete sequence genome and encodes:
- a CDS encoding general transcription facto TFIIB, putative (Similar to S. cerevisiae SUA7), with protein sequence MSNPNIINKKFTGPNLNVTLICPDCKQFPPDLVERFSEGDIICGQCGLVLSDRIVDTRSEWRTFQNDDKNTDDPSRVGDASNSLYDNEDLTTMISYAPNSNSSGSKNNLNKIQQKSLVDKKNYALQTAYQKISELCNGYQLPKSASDAAKHLYKAVREDRLLKGKTQDSIMAAAILLGCRRADVPRTLEEIRALTNVPTKQIAKVTGLIKKIIRSHLNNEDASTSIVDETSSLTTHSAEDLIRRFCSHLGLSLTITSASEYVARKCHDLGVLAGRSPTTIAATSIFLAAKSLGDTKLTQQQIRDKTGVSIGTIKNSYKILQENAKDLIDPAWEESGKMMKENISKS